One Paraburkholderia sp. IMGN_8 DNA window includes the following coding sequences:
- a CDS encoding IlvD/Edd family dehydratase, with translation MADSNQTKKPLRSQAWFGLKDRDGFLHRSWMKNQGIPHDEFDGRPVIGICNTWSELTPCNAHFRELAEYVKKGVHEAGGLPLEFPVMSLGETNLRPTAMLFRNLASMDVEESIRGNPMDGVILLVGCDKTTPALLMGAASCNLPSLAVSGGPMLNGRFRGKHIGSGTGVWQMSEEVRAGSMTQEEFTEAESCMNRSRGHCMTMGTASTMASMVESLGMGLPHNAAIPAVDARRQVLAHLAGRRIVEMVREDLTMDKILTRQAFENAIRTNAAIGGSTNAVVHLIALAKRIGVELSLEDWELGSNVPCLVNLQPSGEYLMEDFYYAGGLPAVLKQLGEQGLLHRDALTVNGKTIWDNVRNAPNHDEKVITTFAEPFKPKAGIAVLKGNLAPNGAVIKPSAATAHLLKHRGRAVVFENIEELHAKIDDESLEIDEHCIMVLKGAGPKGYPGFAEVGNMPLPKKVLQKGITDMVRISDGRMSGTAYGAVVLHVSPEAAAGGPLAFVQTGDMIELDVEARRLHLDVSDAELARRRAAWQPPEPPRRGYYKLYVEHVLQADQGADLDFLVGSSGAPVPRDSH, from the coding sequence ATGGCTGATTCGAACCAGACTAAAAAGCCGCTGCGCAGCCAGGCGTGGTTCGGCCTCAAGGACCGCGACGGCTTTCTGCATCGCTCGTGGATGAAAAACCAGGGCATTCCGCATGACGAATTCGACGGGCGTCCGGTGATCGGCATCTGCAATACGTGGTCCGAGCTGACGCCGTGCAACGCGCATTTTCGCGAGCTTGCCGAGTACGTGAAAAAAGGCGTGCACGAAGCGGGCGGTTTGCCGTTGGAGTTTCCGGTGATGTCGCTCGGCGAGACCAATCTGCGGCCTACCGCAATGCTGTTTCGCAACCTCGCGTCGATGGATGTCGAGGAGTCGATTCGCGGCAATCCGATGGATGGGGTGATTCTGCTGGTCGGCTGCGACAAGACCACGCCGGCGCTGCTGATGGGCGCGGCCTCGTGCAATCTGCCGTCGCTCGCGGTGTCGGGCGGGCCGATGCTGAACGGTCGTTTTCGCGGCAAACATATCGGCTCTGGCACGGGCGTCTGGCAAATGTCGGAGGAAGTGCGCGCCGGCTCGATGACGCAGGAGGAATTCACCGAAGCCGAATCGTGCATGAACCGCTCGCGCGGCCATTGCATGACCATGGGTACGGCATCGACGATGGCCTCGATGGTCGAATCGCTCGGCATGGGCTTGCCGCACAACGCGGCGATCCCCGCTGTCGATGCACGCCGGCAAGTGCTCGCGCATCTCGCTGGGCGGCGCATCGTCGAGATGGTTCGCGAGGACCTGACGATGGACAAGATCCTCACGCGCCAGGCGTTCGAAAACGCGATCCGCACGAATGCGGCGATCGGCGGCTCGACCAACGCGGTCGTCCATCTGATCGCGCTGGCTAAGCGGATCGGCGTCGAACTTTCGCTGGAAGATTGGGAGTTGGGATCGAACGTGCCGTGTCTGGTGAATCTGCAGCCGTCAGGCGAATATTTGATGGAGGACTTTTACTACGCGGGTGGTCTGCCGGCCGTGCTCAAGCAACTCGGCGAGCAAGGGCTGCTGCATCGCGATGCGCTGACCGTCAACGGCAAGACGATCTGGGACAACGTGCGCAACGCGCCGAACCATGACGAGAAAGTCATCACGACTTTCGCGGAGCCATTCAAGCCGAAGGCGGGCATTGCGGTGCTGAAGGGCAACCTGGCGCCGAACGGCGCGGTGATCAAGCCGTCGGCGGCCACAGCGCATTTGCTGAAGCATCGCGGACGCGCGGTGGTGTTCGAGAACATCGAGGAATTGCACGCGAAGATCGACGACGAGTCGCTCGAGATCGACGAGCACTGCATCATGGTGCTCAAGGGCGCGGGGCCGAAGGGCTATCCGGGCTTTGCCGAAGTCGGCAACATGCCGCTGCCGAAGAAGGTGCTGCAAAAGGGCATTACGGACATGGTGCGCATTTCCGACGGACGCATGAGCGGCACGGCATACGGCGCGGTGGTGTTGCACGTGTCGCCGGAAGCGGCGGCAGGCGGGCCGCTCGCGTTCGTGCAGACCGGCGACATGATCGAACTCGACGTCGAAGCACGGCGCCTGCATCTGGATGTCTCCGACGCCGAACTGGCGCGCCGCCGCGCCGCATGGCAGCCACCGGAACCGCCCAGGCGCGGCTACTACAAGCTTTACGTCGAACATGTGCTGCAAGCAGATCAGGGCGCGGATCTAGACTTCCTGGTGGGATCGAGCGGCGCGCCAGTGCCGCGCGATTCGCATTGA
- the araH gene encoding L-arabinose ABC transporter permease AraH, with protein sequence MHTPSTDSSTPAVASAGLGARAARTWDLINKSGIVMVFIILFAALSFTVPDFLSSRNIQGLLLSVTLIGSISVTMMFVLALGEVDLSVASIVAFAGVVASTLITATHSVLLGVAAGVLAGGAVGLVNGVLVARYKINSLIVTLAMMEVVRGLAFITSNGDAVMISEERFFDLGGGAFLGISYPIWSNIVGFVLFGFLLKKTVFGKNVLAVGGNSEAALLAGLPVTRIKITVFVLQGLVTGFAGVMLASRMSLGDPKTSVGLELGVISACVLGGVSLTGGVATISGVLVGVLIMGSVQDAMSLMNVPTFYQYLIRGGILLLAVLFDQYRRSKRVH encoded by the coding sequence ATGCACACACCTTCCACCGACTCCTCTACTCCAGCCGTCGCCTCCGCGGGTCTAGGCGCACGCGCCGCGCGCACGTGGGATCTGATCAACAAGTCCGGCATCGTGATGGTGTTCATCATCCTGTTCGCGGCTTTATCGTTCACCGTGCCCGATTTCCTGAGCTCGCGCAATATCCAGGGCTTGCTGCTGTCCGTCACGCTAATCGGCTCGATCTCCGTGACGATGATGTTCGTGCTCGCGCTGGGCGAAGTGGATTTGTCGGTCGCGTCGATTGTTGCGTTCGCGGGTGTGGTCGCTTCCACCTTGATCACCGCGACGCATAGCGTGTTGCTCGGCGTGGCAGCCGGTGTGCTCGCGGGCGGCGCGGTCGGGCTCGTGAACGGCGTACTGGTCGCGCGCTACAAGATCAACTCGCTGATCGTCACGCTCGCGATGATGGAGGTCGTGCGCGGCCTCGCGTTCATCACGTCGAACGGCGACGCGGTAATGATCTCCGAAGAGCGTTTCTTCGACCTCGGCGGCGGCGCGTTCCTCGGCATTTCGTATCCGATCTGGAGCAACATCGTGGGCTTCGTGCTGTTCGGCTTTCTGCTGAAGAAAACGGTGTTCGGCAAGAACGTGCTCGCTGTGGGCGGCAATAGCGAGGCGGCATTGCTCGCGGGCTTGCCGGTTACGCGGATCAAGATCACAGTGTTCGTATTGCAAGGGCTCGTCACCGGCTTTGCCGGCGTGATGCTTGCCTCGCGGATGAGTCTGGGCGACCCGAAAACGTCGGTCGGGCTCGAACTCGGCGTGATTTCCGCGTGCGTGCTCGGTGGCGTATCGCTGACGGGCGGCGTCGCGACGATTTCCGGTGTGCTGGTCGGCGTGCTGATCATGGGCTCCGTGCAGGACGCAATGAGCCTGATGAACGTGCCGACCTTCTATCAATACCTGATTCGCGGCGGGATTCTGCTGCTCGCGGTGCTGTTCGATCAGTACCGCCGCAGCAAGCGCGTGCACTGA
- the araG gene encoding L-arabinose ABC transporter ATP-binding protein AraG, whose product MTVSHTDEAALSAQAPSPALASAEPYLQLDGITVRFPGVLALDQVSLDVRRGEVHGLMGENGAGKSTLLKVLSGVNQPAAGTLSLDGVEQQFITTKAAIAAGVAIIYQELHLVPELTVAENLMLGALPNRFGVLDEKALVARAVRELERLGEKIDPAQQVKNLSIGQRQMIEIGKALMRDARVIAFDEPTSSLSSRETAQLFRIIRALKAEGRAIIYVTHRMDEVYELCDRVTVFRDGRRIDTFEAGTGLDRDRLISCMVGRSIADVYGYRSRDIGDVQLDVKGLMGRGLREPATFAARKGEILGFFGLVGAGRSELMKLIYGAEKPTAGEITLKGKRVRFTTPRDAVRAGVALCPEDRKQEGIVSIASVSDNLNISCRRHFSRFNVLNGRKEAQSAKEFIGKLAIKTRNGETPIGTLSGGNQQKVILSRWLAEDIDVFLMDEPTRGIDVGARSEIYGLLYGLAEAGRTVIVVSSDLAEVIGVADRVIVMKEGRIVGDLPKAQATPDALIKLALPR is encoded by the coding sequence ATGACGGTTTCCCACACTGACGAAGCGGCGCTTTCCGCGCAAGCGCCCTCGCCCGCCCTCGCGTCCGCCGAGCCATATCTGCAACTCGACGGCATCACCGTGCGCTTTCCAGGCGTACTCGCGCTCGATCAGGTGTCGCTCGACGTGCGCCGCGGTGAAGTGCACGGCTTGATGGGCGAAAACGGCGCCGGCAAATCGACGCTGCTCAAGGTGCTGTCCGGTGTGAATCAGCCGGCCGCAGGCACCTTGTCGCTCGACGGCGTCGAGCAGCAGTTCATCACCACCAAGGCGGCCATCGCGGCGGGCGTCGCGATCATCTATCAGGAACTGCATCTGGTGCCGGAGCTGACGGTTGCGGAAAACCTGATGCTCGGCGCCCTGCCCAATCGTTTCGGTGTGCTGGACGAAAAAGCACTGGTTGCACGCGCTGTTCGCGAACTCGAACGGCTAGGTGAAAAGATCGATCCGGCGCAGCAGGTCAAGAATCTGTCGATCGGGCAGCGGCAAATGATCGAAATCGGCAAGGCGCTGATGCGCGATGCACGCGTGATTGCGTTCGATGAGCCGACCAGTTCCTTGTCGTCGCGTGAAACCGCTCAGTTGTTCCGGATCATTCGCGCGCTGAAGGCCGAGGGCCGCGCGATCATCTACGTCACGCATCGGATGGATGAGGTCTATGAACTGTGCGATCGCGTGACGGTGTTTCGCGACGGCCGCCGCATCGATACGTTCGAGGCGGGGACCGGACTCGATCGCGATCGATTGATCAGCTGCATGGTGGGCCGTTCGATCGCCGACGTGTACGGCTACCGCTCGCGCGATATCGGCGACGTGCAACTCGACGTCAAAGGTTTGATGGGACGCGGCCTGCGCGAACCGGCTACTTTTGCGGCACGTAAAGGTGAAATTCTCGGCTTCTTTGGACTGGTCGGCGCCGGCCGTTCCGAGTTGATGAAGCTGATCTACGGCGCCGAGAAACCGACCGCAGGCGAGATCACGCTCAAAGGCAAGCGCGTGCGTTTCACCACGCCGCGCGATGCGGTCCGCGCGGGCGTCGCGTTGTGCCCCGAAGACCGCAAGCAGGAAGGCATCGTGTCGATCGCCTCCGTTTCGGACAACCTCAACATCAGTTGCCGCCGCCACTTCAGCCGCTTCAACGTGCTCAACGGCCGCAAGGAAGCGCAGAGCGCCAAAGAGTTCATCGGCAAGCTCGCGATCAAGACGCGCAACGGCGAGACGCCGATCGGCACCCTCTCCGGCGGCAATCAGCAGAAGGTGATCCTGTCGCGCTGGCTTGCTGAAGACATCGACGTGTTCCTGATGGACGAGCCCACACGCGGTATCGACGTCGGCGCGCGCAGCGAGATTTACGGCCTGCTATATGGGCTTGCCGAAGCGGGCCGCACCGTGATCGTCGTGTCGAGCGATCTGGCTGAAGTGATCGGCGTAGCGGATCGCGTGATCGTGATGAAGGAAGGCCGCATTGTCGGCGATCTGCCGAAGGCGCAGGCCACGCCCGACGCATTGATCAAGCTCGCATTGCCTCGCTAA
- a CDS encoding arabinose ABC transporter substrate-binding protein gives MTSKLRRLTLSAMAAAALAAPFAAQLSARADQPLKVGFLVKMPEQAWFINEQKAATALGQKDGFSVVNIGTPDGEKVLAAIDNLGAQGAKGFVICAPDVRLGPAIQARAKRYNMKFVTVDDQLVDSAGKPLPNVPHLGMSAFKIGNQVGTAIAEEMKRRGWKPEEVGALRITNYELPTAKLRTDGATQSLLAGGFKKENIFDAPQKTTDDEGGFNASSPVLAQHPNIKKWVIFALNEESVLGGVRATEQLHIPAADVIGVGINGAGEAFAEFQKKEPTGFYGTIAVSSTMHGKESTENLVGWIKDGKQPPADTQTTGKLMVRGNWQDVRKELGI, from the coding sequence ATGACCAGCAAGCTTCGCCGTTTGACCCTATCCGCGATGGCCGCCGCCGCCCTCGCCGCGCCCTTTGCCGCGCAACTTTCCGCGCGTGCCGATCAGCCGCTCAAAGTCGGCTTCCTCGTGAAGATGCCGGAGCAGGCCTGGTTCATCAACGAACAGAAAGCGGCCACCGCACTGGGCCAGAAGGACGGCTTCTCGGTGGTCAACATCGGCACGCCTGACGGCGAAAAAGTGCTGGCCGCGATCGACAACCTCGGCGCACAAGGCGCCAAAGGCTTCGTGATCTGCGCGCCCGACGTGCGCCTCGGACCGGCAATTCAGGCGCGCGCGAAGCGCTACAACATGAAGTTCGTCACCGTCGACGATCAACTGGTCGACTCGGCCGGCAAGCCGCTGCCGAACGTCCCGCACCTTGGCATGTCCGCGTTCAAGATCGGCAATCAGGTCGGCACGGCGATCGCCGAAGAAATGAAGCGCCGTGGCTGGAAGCCCGAAGAAGTCGGCGCGCTGCGCATCACGAACTACGAATTGCCGACCGCGAAACTGCGCACTGACGGCGCCACGCAATCGCTGCTCGCCGGCGGCTTCAAGAAGGAAAACATCTTCGACGCGCCGCAAAAGACCACCGACGACGAAGGCGGTTTCAACGCGTCGTCGCCGGTGCTCGCGCAGCATCCGAACATTAAGAAATGGGTGATCTTCGCGCTCAACGAGGAGAGCGTGCTGGGCGGCGTACGTGCCACCGAACAACTGCACATTCCGGCAGCGGATGTGATCGGGGTCGGCATCAACGGTGCGGGCGAGGCGTTCGCCGAATTCCAGAAGAAGGAACCGACGGGCTTCTACGGCACGATCGCGGTGAGTTCGACGATGCACGGCAAGGAGAGCACGGAGAACCTCGTCGGGTGGATCAAGGACGGCAAGCAGCCGCCCGCCGATACGCAGACCACCGGCAAGCTGATGGTGCGCGGCAACTGGCAGGACGTGCGTAAAGAGCTCGGAATTTAA
- a CDS encoding aldehyde dehydrogenase family protein — protein sequence MNRDPLVPLVASPFRHYINGGWETGATTGVSLNPSDLDEPVGDYVRADARQTDTAIEAASSAFREWSLGSVQRRADALDAIGSEMLARRDELGRLLAREVGKTLPEALAEATRAGQIFKFFAAEAWRAFAEPMASARAGIEIDVTREPLGVVGIIAPWSAPLAIPAAKIGAALAHGNCVVFKPAESAPGCAAALATVISRAGMPAGVFNLVMGSGRQVGARIAAHPLVAAISFTGSAETGTRVLQAAAARQARVQLEMGGKNPFVVLADADLDGAVEVALSGAYGSTGQRSTAASRLIVERAVFEPFVDALQAKLARLTVDHALKHGTDIGPVANAAQLERNLDYVRIGQQEGAQLLRGGRQLERATRGYFFEPALFIGEPDHRIAREEIFGPLAVVLSADDYDHALHLANDTAYGLCAGISTRSLARARHFRRHVHSGLVTINLPTTAVEHHAPAGGRKASAYGAADTAFWTAVKTAYVAG from the coding sequence ATGAATCGCGATCCGCTTGTCCCTCTCGTTGCAAGTCCGTTCCGTCACTACATTAACGGCGGCTGGGAGACGGGTGCGACCACCGGCGTGTCGCTCAATCCATCGGACCTCGACGAACCGGTCGGCGACTATGTGCGCGCCGATGCGCGGCAGACCGATACCGCAATCGAAGCCGCGAGCTCCGCGTTCCGCGAATGGTCGCTGGGTTCGGTGCAGCGCCGCGCGGATGCGCTCGATGCGATCGGCAGCGAGATGCTGGCGCGCCGCGATGAGCTAGGTCGGTTGCTCGCGCGTGAAGTCGGCAAGACCTTGCCGGAAGCCTTGGCCGAAGCGACGCGTGCCGGCCAGATCTTCAAGTTTTTCGCCGCCGAGGCATGGCGTGCGTTCGCCGAGCCGATGGCCTCGGCGCGCGCCGGCATCGAAATCGACGTGACGCGCGAGCCGCTCGGCGTGGTCGGCATCATCGCGCCGTGGAGCGCGCCGCTGGCGATCCCCGCGGCGAAGATCGGCGCCGCCCTCGCCCACGGCAATTGCGTCGTCTTCAAGCCGGCCGAATCGGCGCCTGGGTGCGCGGCGGCGCTGGCGACGGTCATCAGCCGCGCCGGAATGCCCGCGGGCGTGTTCAATCTCGTGATGGGCAGCGGCCGGCAGGTCGGCGCGCGGATCGCGGCGCATCCGCTGGTGGCCGCGATCAGCTTCACCGGCTCGGCGGAAACCGGCACGCGGGTTCTGCAAGCCGCCGCCGCCCGGCAGGCGCGCGTGCAGCTGGAAATGGGCGGCAAGAATCCGTTTGTGGTGCTCGCCGATGCCGACCTCGACGGCGCCGTCGAGGTCGCCTTGAGCGGTGCATATGGCTCGACTGGCCAACGCAGCACCGCAGCGTCGCGCTTGATTGTCGAACGCGCGGTGTTCGAGCCGTTTGTGGATGCGTTGCAGGCGAAGCTTGCCAGATTAACCGTCGATCACGCGTTGAAGCACGGCACCGATATCGGCCCGGTCGCGAACGCCGCGCAGTTGGAGCGCAATCTCGACTATGTGCGCATCGGTCAACAGGAAGGCGCGCAATTGCTGCGCGGCGGCCGGCAGTTGGAACGCGCGACGCGCGGCTACTTTTTCGAACCTGCGTTGTTCATCGGCGAACCCGACCACCGCATCGCGCGCGAAGAGATTTTCGGGCCGCTTGCCGTCGTGCTGAGCGCCGACGACTACGATCACGCGCTGCATCTCGCCAACGACACCGCCTACGGTCTATGCGCCGGCATCTCCACACGCTCGCTCGCCCGCGCGCGGCATTTCCGGCGCCACGTGCATAGCGGCCTTGTGACGATCAACCTGCCGACCACCGCCGTCGAGCATCACGCGCCCGCCGGCGGCCGCAAAGCGTCGGCCTACGGCGCAGCCGACACAGCGTTCTGGACGGCCGTGAAAACGGCCTACGTCGCAGGCTGA
- a CDS encoding LysR family transcriptional regulator, producing the protein MTRSYSNWFVRARLKTRQLLLLAAMEEEGNVRRAADVLGMTQPAASRLLKELEDMLEVSLFDRTPHGMHATLYGEVMIRHARMVLSNLSHAHDEISALRAGLAGQVRIGVIAAAAATMVPRAIASVKERYPQLQIWAEVETSDVMLPRIAEGELDIMVGRVLERQNQFKTEVRYEPLADEPLCVVARPGHPLENETDLTLRAIVNASWVLHPPGSVLRHRFDLMFSQIGLNPPQNVVNTNNFLAISSLLLQSDMLAVLPDEVARQYQQYGVLKRMPIDLPCRMDTFGIITRQSHLLSPAASVVLEALREAAAAVYGTPFEPAVAR; encoded by the coding sequence ATGACCCGCAGCTACTCGAACTGGTTCGTGCGCGCACGGCTGAAGACGCGGCAGTTGCTGTTGCTCGCGGCGATGGAAGAGGAGGGCAACGTCCGGCGCGCGGCCGACGTGCTCGGCATGACGCAGCCCGCCGCCTCACGCCTTCTGAAAGAGCTGGAAGACATGCTGGAGGTGAGCCTGTTCGACCGCACGCCGCACGGCATGCACGCCACGCTGTACGGCGAAGTGATGATCCGCCACGCGCGCATGGTGCTGTCGAACCTGAGCCACGCGCACGATGAAATTTCGGCCTTGCGCGCTGGTCTGGCGGGCCAGGTGCGCATCGGCGTGATTGCCGCCGCCGCCGCGACGATGGTGCCGCGCGCGATCGCCAGCGTGAAAGAGCGCTATCCGCAGCTGCAAATCTGGGCGGAAGTGGAAACCTCCGACGTGATGCTGCCCCGGATCGCCGAGGGCGAACTGGACATCATGGTCGGCCGCGTGTTGGAGCGGCAAAATCAGTTCAAAACCGAGGTTCGCTATGAACCGCTCGCCGACGAACCGCTGTGCGTGGTCGCGCGTCCCGGCCATCCTCTCGAAAATGAGACAGATTTGACACTGCGGGCAATCGTCAACGCGAGCTGGGTTTTGCATCCGCCGGGCAGTGTTTTGCGCCATCGCTTCGATCTGATGTTTTCGCAAATCGGGCTGAATCCGCCGCAAAACGTGGTCAATACCAACAATTTTCTGGCGATTTCGAGCTTGCTGCTACAAAGCGACATGCTGGCGGTTTTGCCCGACGAAGTGGCGCGTCAATACCAACAGTACGGTGTTCTGAAGCGGATGCCGATCGATTTACCGTGCAGGATGGATACATTCGGTATCATCACGCGCCAGTCCCACCTGCTTTCGCCGGCGGCCTCCGTGGTGCTCGAAGCCTTGCGGGAAGCCGCTGCAGCGGTGTACGGCACCCCCTTCGAGCCGGCAGTGGCGCGGTAA
- a CDS encoding YaeQ family protein — MALKSTIYKTELQIANMDRHYYADHSLTIARHPSETDERMMVRVAAFALFAQERLEFCKGLSDIDEPDLWQKDLTGAIETWIEVGQPDERRIAKASGRANEVIVIAYGGRASDIWWQGVKNKVERMRNVTVWTLGEDVAAALGSLAERTMRLQCTVQDGEAWLGSAEADAVQIKWTVLKAPANA; from the coding sequence ATGGCTCTCAAATCGACGATTTACAAGACGGAACTCCAGATCGCCAACATGGACCGGCACTACTACGCCGACCATTCGCTGACGATCGCCCGCCATCCCTCCGAAACGGACGAGCGCATGATGGTGCGCGTCGCCGCGTTCGCGCTGTTCGCGCAGGAACGCCTCGAATTCTGCAAAGGTTTGTCGGATATCGACGAACCGGACCTGTGGCAGAAGGATCTGACCGGCGCGATCGAAACGTGGATCGAAGTCGGCCAGCCCGACGAACGGCGCATCGCCAAGGCGAGCGGCCGCGCGAACGAAGTGATCGTGATCGCCTACGGCGGCCGCGCTTCGGACATCTGGTGGCAAGGCGTGAAGAACAAGGTCGAACGCATGCGCAATGTGACGGTGTGGACGCTCGGTGAAGACGTCGCCGCCGCGCTCGGCTCGCTCGCCGAACGGACCATGCGCCTGCAATGCACCGTGCAGGACGGCGAAGCATGGCTCGGCAGCGCCGAGGCGGACGCGGTGCAGATCAAATGGACGGTGTTGAAGGCGCCGGCCAACGCTTGA
- a CDS encoding VOC family protein, whose amino-acid sequence MKIHIREIDHIVIRAADVARMSRFYCDVLGCSVEKEQRDLGLTQLRAGRSLIDLLQVGAKLDHAENGTPGAGRNMDHVCLRIEPFDVDALKAHLTEHGARLGETALRYGADGFGPSLYLFDPEGNMVELKGPPEAARVTSL is encoded by the coding sequence ATGAAAATCCACATTCGTGAGATCGACCACATCGTCATTCGGGCTGCGGACGTCGCGCGGATGTCGCGCTTCTATTGCGACGTGCTCGGTTGCAGTGTCGAGAAGGAGCAGCGCGATCTGGGCTTGACGCAGTTGCGCGCCGGGCGCTCGTTGATCGATCTGTTGCAGGTCGGCGCAAAACTCGATCATGCCGAAAACGGCACGCCCGGCGCGGGACGCAACATGGATCACGTGTGTTTGCGGATCGAACCGTTCGACGTCGACGCGCTCAAGGCGCATCTGACCGAACACGGCGCGCGGCTTGGCGAAACGGCGCTGCGCTATGGCGCGGACGGCTTTGGGCCGTCGCTGTATCTGTTCGATCCGGAGGGCAATATGGTCGAGCTGAAAGGGCCGCCGGAAGCGGCGCGTGTGACTTCGCTCTAA
- the ada gene encoding bifunctional DNA-binding transcriptional regulator/O6-methylguanine-DNA methyltransferase Ada — MNRTDHTATTSWTSDADRWDAVTHRDPQADGAFFYGVKTTGVFCRPSCASRQPRRENVDFFVDADAARAAGYRDCKRCQPGGLPRELEIVNRACAALDADPQQRLTLAQLSDAVHVSPFHLQRLFKRVVGVSPRQYQAAQRGAALRDALQRGSDVTRATLDAGFGSPSRMYDSASAELGMAPSAFRRKGAGLTVRYASAPTSLGFVLIAATDKGICKIGFGDDAAALADDLHSEFANAELVDDPARLAPFIAQVDAYLRGTRQRFDLPLDIAATAFRQRVWDALRRIPYGETRSYSDIAEAVGSPRAVRAVASACATNPVALAIPCHRVVQKSGALAGYRWGLPRKAALLDNEARHAHDDHDAADHERERDHEIANIAVTTSNLDHAA; from the coding sequence ATGAACCGCACCGACCACACCGCCACCACCAGTTGGACCAGCGACGCCGACCGCTGGGACGCCGTCACCCACCGCGACCCGCAGGCCGACGGCGCGTTCTTCTACGGCGTCAAAACCACCGGCGTGTTCTGCCGCCCGTCGTGCGCGTCGCGCCAGCCGCGTCGTGAAAACGTCGATTTCTTCGTCGACGCAGACGCTGCGCGCGCCGCGGGTTACCGCGATTGCAAGCGCTGCCAGCCCGGCGGCCTGCCGCGCGAACTCGAGATCGTGAATCGCGCGTGCGCCGCGCTGGACGCCGATCCGCAACAACGCCTCACGCTCGCGCAGCTGAGCGACGCCGTGCATGTCAGCCCATTTCACTTGCAGCGCCTGTTCAAACGCGTGGTAGGCGTATCGCCGCGTCAGTATCAGGCCGCGCAGCGGGGCGCCGCGTTGCGCGATGCGCTCCAGCGCGGCTCGGACGTCACGCGCGCCACGCTCGACGCCGGATTCGGCTCACCGTCGCGGATGTACGACAGCGCGTCGGCCGAATTGGGCATGGCGCCGTCCGCGTTTCGCCGCAAGGGCGCTGGATTGACCGTGCGCTACGCCAGCGCGCCGACCTCGCTCGGCTTCGTGCTGATTGCCGCCACCGACAAAGGCATCTGCAAGATCGGCTTCGGCGATGATGCCGCGGCGCTCGCCGACGACCTGCACAGCGAGTTTGCCAATGCCGAACTGGTCGACGATCCGGCGCGGCTTGCACCGTTCATCGCCCAAGTGGACGCCTATTTGCGCGGCACGCGCCAGCGCTTCGATCTGCCGCTCGATATCGCCGCAACCGCGTTCCGGCAGCGCGTGTGGGACGCGCTGCGGCGCATTCCGTACGGCGAGACGCGCAGCTATTCGGACATCGCCGAAGCCGTCGGTTCACCCCGCGCCGTGCGCGCGGTGGCAAGCGCGTGCGCAACGAATCCGGTCGCGCTGGCGATCCCTTGTCACCGCGTGGTGCAGAAGAGCGGGGCGCTGGCGGGCTATCGTTGGGGACTGCCGCGCAAGGCTGCGTTGCTCGACAACGAAGCGCGGCACGCGCACGACGATCACGACGCGGCCGACCACGAGCGCGAACGCGACCACGAGATCGCCAACATTGCCGTCACCACCTCCAACCTGGACCACGCCGCGTGA